A segment of the Corythoichthys intestinalis isolate RoL2023-P3 chromosome 16, ASM3026506v1, whole genome shotgun sequence genome:
gtattgccaacaaagtgtacataacaaagtattgagatgaacttttggtattgaccaaatacttattttccaccatgatttgcaaataaattctttaaaaatcaaacaatgggattttctgttttttttttttttccacattctgtctctcatggttgaggtttacccatgttgacaattacaggcctctttaatattttcaagtgggagaacttgcacaattagtggttgtctaaatacttatttgcccctctgtaaACAGACATGTTGAGGAATACAGTTTGTGAAATAACAGAGATGAGTGAGAGTCACCAATCTTCATGAGTTTGGGTGTTTTTCATAAAGATTTAGAACATTGGACTAATTTCATTCAACTTCCAATCtgtttatcctcacaagggttaagggggtgctggagcctatcccagctaactaagggcagtaggtggggtacaccccgaatcggttgccagcctattgcagggcacaaggagccaAACAACCACTCACACAAACACTCATAGGGATAATTTGAAGTGTTCGATCATTTTACCgtgtgtttttgggatgtgggaggaaactggaCTACCTGGAGAAAATCAAAATGACTGTGGAATTTGTGCCATATGTAACTTTTGAACAGACAAAGACAAATCTGAGGAGGATAGAACAAGGGAGGAGGAGCTGCTACAGCAGATCAGCAAGCTCGTGGAGACCCGAGACTTTCTTGTCGATGACGTGGAGTTTGAGCGGCTCAGGTGAGGTTATTCAATGATGGTGTACAGGTGAAACTTCTAAATCTTGTTTCTTGGTGGAAAGAGAGTCAGGCTTTGTTTCAAAGCCGGTTAAGTTTGTTATTCCTGGTTCTTTGCATTTCCCTGCTTCTTGAATATGTTTTCCCACCAATTTCCCATGACACTGTAGTAGTCATAACACAAGTAGTCCCCTGCTATTCACTTAATTACTTCTATAATTGCTTAGAAGAACTACGCATTTCATCGAATAGTTAGAAATTATATTTGGATGACTTAACAAACAAACTATAGATTTATAACTTTTAAATAAGGTGTTACCTCTGTACCTGATTCTGCTGCATTTTGTTGTCCTTTATGGTGACAAGAATTCTGATCTGTTCTTAATAgatcagttgtttttttaacacttcCTTCTATTGGTCTTTTTCCTTAGAAGGTTCAACAGTAGGACTTATATCAACTGTGTTTTTTCAGAGAAAGAGAAGAAGACAGAGAAATGGCAGCAGTCTTGCAGCCCAAATTCCAAACTACTTCGGGAACGAAAGGTGAGCGCTGCTATTTTAAAAgcgtctgaagaaaaaaatatctcaTATTGTACAATATGAAAAAGTAGTCATAACTAAGTCTGCTTCCCTTTCAAATCAGGTGCTTTGCAAGAACAGAAGGTGGTGTCCAAATCGCCACACACTTCAGCACCATTTATCACTAAAACAGGAATAACGCTACTGAAAGACTGCTGCGGCTTCACATGCTCAATTATGTAACGCATCCTTGTGCCTGCTTACACCGCATTGTGTGCGCACCAGTATTTGCTGTTGCTTGCTAGACGTCTGTAATTTTACAGTGAGGGAAAGTGTTAGCAACGTCGCAAAAAAATTGAGACATTTGCTTCTCAGCAttgaaatttttcaaatgttggtCAATCAAACACCTGTCgtgagttttttttcttctttcatctCCTTCGTGGAGTAAATCCActtgtggggtgggggggggtggaTATCAAAAGTGCTTTCAAAATTCACTGAGCGTCAACTTAGGTTCACTTGTAAAGGTTATAGGCCCACAAGACAAAAACTGTATGTCCTTAAAACCGTCAATGGCGCCCCAATGAGGAGGCCAGTGGTGGCCACGGCAACCCCTAAAAATTTACTAGCCACCCCATTGGCTAGTATAGTGCAGTATAGACATAAGataattaataataactaaatgagccaaaatatgtCAGTAGACATTTCCTAAAAAGGACAGACAACACTTTTATCATGTGCATCTTAATGGAAATAATATGGTTTAAGAAATACAGAATTTGTTTTTTCCTACGAGTAATAGTGGAGAAAACCTAAATAAAAGCCAATATTTCCATGAAGTGGCCACCCGATATGTGGGTTTaccactgctggtactatttatCCAATCAAATGAGAGTATTCAAGATTGCCCGCCCTTCCTTGCAAAGTCAGTAATACCCATTGCCCCATGTAATTGTGTTCGTGTGTTCCAGTGTTTATGTGCGCTGGTATAACTGACATCACAAATTGGCCACCTGGGGGGGCTCTAAAACTCACTTGTCTTCTTCACCGATGGGCGGTCGTAGTTcatttgaactttttttgtcCATTATCAGAGGTCTAAGAAAGTCTTGATTTCCTTACCTAAATACTTTAATAAGCCTTTCACATCAAGCTCATTTACACTAAGTGTTGTCTGTACCTTTAAGTTTTCTACTCaccagttacagtggggcaaataagtatttagtcaaccactaattgttcaagttctttcacttgaaaatattagagaggcctgtaattgtcaacatgggtaaacctcaaccatgagagacagaatgtggaagaaaaaaaaaaacagaaaatcacattgtttggtttttaaagaatttatttgcaaatcgtggtggaaaataagtatttgattaatcccaaaagttcatctcaatactttgttaggtacccgttgttggcaataacggaggccaacatgcagatctcctctagaggagtgatgttttggggctgtcgttgggcaacacggactttcaactccctcctcagattttctatggggttgagatctggagactggctaggccactccaggaccttgaaatgcttcttacgaagccactcctttgttgccctggcggtatgtttgggatcattatcatgctgaaagacccagccacgtctcatcttcaatgcccttgctgatggaaggagattttcactcaaaatctctcgatacatggccccattcattctttcctttacacagatcagtcgtcctggtccctttgcaaaaaaagagccccaaagcatgatgtttccacccccatgcttcacagtgggtatggtgcaattcagtattctttatcctccaaacacgagaacctgtgtttctaccaaaaagttctatttcggtttcatctgaccataacacattctcccagtcctcttctggatcatccaaatgttctctacGTGTACTttctcagcagggggacacgtctggcagtgcaggatttgagtccctggcggcgcattgtgttactgatagtagcctttgttactgtggtcccagctctctgtaggtcatttactaggtccccctatgtggttctgggattcagtcttcccagcctggtgcaggtgtacaattttgtctccagtgtccttcgacagctctttggtcttggccatagtggatttggagtgtgactgactgaggtagtggacaggtgtcttttatactgataatgagttaaaacaggtgcaattaatacaagtaacgagtggagccttgttagacctcgatagacctcattagaagaagttagacctctttgaaagccagaaatctctcttgtttgtaggtgaccaaatacttattttccactctaatttggaaataaattctttaaaaaatcaaacaatgtgattttcagtttttttttttttccacattctgtctttcatcgttgaggtttacccatgttgacaattataggcctctctaatgttttcaagtaggagaacttacacaattggcggttgactagatacttttttgccccactataaCTACAGCAGTAAAACGAcatcctgaaattatggcttttagtttttgtaTGCCATCCCAAGATTTTActtcattgatggcgctagacattcAATTCCATTCAACTCTGAGGATTGGCTGtggatgctcatctttcagcgccattgacggtgcaagaccattttaattgggaggggcgaatgaacaaaaTGTAAAGTGTCCCCATCTGACCACCCGTGTGGAAAATTTTTGGATCTGCCATTGACAAACGTATGCATGCATGCTAAAGTGATGTTGCATGAAAAGATTGCTTATCTTTGAGCATTTACATTGATATTTTCCAAACTCTCAAGGAGACTAGTTAAAGTAAAATAGTAACATGAGAGCAGTTTGGCAGTATGATTACCATCACTGATATGACTCggactatttttttcccccaattgttcatattatgtattaaaaaaagagtGGGGCTTTCAGAAAGTACAGAGTTCATTAAATCAAACCGTTTTCTTGTTTTAACTAAAGTTTGTATTCAATGACTTGGTTTTCAGAAATATGAATGTTTTGGTTCTTTCACCACGACCCTGTGATTATGCCACAGCGTTTGAGGATTATTAGTGTTCACTCTGGTGAGAAGATGTTCTCCCTTGTCAGCTGCATTCTCATGCCCCCACACCTCAGTGCGGACACACACTCTGCAGTCATAGATGACTCATAGTAGGTGGGCTTAAAGTAGCATCACCCCCAGgtctcctagttcaaatgaaaTCACCTTAACAGTGTcatcgtgaaaaaaaaaaaatcctaaatgcGGCAAGCTGAATGTGAAATCAATTGGTAAGCAATCCCTTCCCATTATGCTGTGACGGATATAAAAACACTGCATCATTGTTCACATGGCAACTAACATATTTACCATGGACTGCGCAGTgcaccaatgttttttttctcccatccTCTTTCTTGTAGTTATCTGACTCCTTAGCAGACGGAGGAAGACTGTCACACGTGGTTGCATGTGAACAGACCCCAGCACAGGCAACAGTCCCCTCTGAATTTAATCTGAAGACTAATTAGACGACTACATAGTGTGAATAGATAGATACGCCAACCCTCTCTAATTGGGTCTTAGTGGAAAAGCGGCCTGCCTCACTGTGTCGGCTGACACATAAAAGAGTCCCTAGAAACGTGTCATCAGCCATCACCAATTAAGTAGTTTTCCTTGACAGCTTTGACTGTATTTCAGTAGTGTGATCTATAGTTTGTATCTTGAAGAAGACAAATCATATTATGATACAAAATCCAGATCTCCAACTGCTAAATTTTTCATAAATTGGGATTTAGCTGAGGTCTGCAAAAACGTACTTTATCCTTGTTTTGTGGAAGGAAATCATTGTTCGACTGGCCAAATAGGAAATCCTTTTactaatttttgtaattttaatatggttgagattttctgttTGAGAAATGTGAAAATGATTTTGGCATCTATAATGACAACAGAATGCCAACATTATTGAAATGTAGTTTAATGTGCTAACAATTATCGTCATTGTTTTTTGTGAAGAATTATATAAACCTGATGATTGCATGATTGCTTTAATGACAGGGTGGTCAGGGATGCATGTGTGTCTGTGTAggggtgtgcatgtgtgtgtgtacgtatccgccataagcagattttatgggggcgggggggcagcctccccccggtggccgaaaagtgaaagcatgaaattgactttcctatatatataaaagttgtaaagcaataaaactgcaacaaaaatgaattatatgaacaaaaaaatatattttcataatgggtcaaaattatttatcgaacagatcacgtgactagcaccttagacggtcatttgctttgcatataattaaaaaaaaaaaagaaaatcaggggagggcaattttatttttcaaatgatttttttttttttttgattgaagcaacttttttgggattgaatgatttagacacaaatgtcctacccataatatggcccaaacacaaaaaggattgcttcaatcaaataaaactttttcaatgaaaaattaagtgttcaaatgctaatatttcaatctcaaatattttttcgcattcaaaaacattttctatcattgaaatttttctttttttgattgaagtgatttttctttttgaaaaatatagtttttgaagcaacttattttttgattgaataataaagacaaaaacgccctagccaaaatgtggctcaaaaacaaatcaacattacttcaatcaaaaaagttgcttcaatcccaaaaaaattcaaagaaaaatagctttcacatgcattttttttagtttcaatttttgcattcacatttttttaattgaaaatatatattttgattgaagcactttttttattgaagcaactttttttttgattgaataatagataCACAaaactacctccatatggctcggcccagtggatacaatttttggtaactacattggcacgacaccagcggacgtaacatattcaatggttgacgatcttggcgaaaagtattgcctaagcagtctgatttaaagaattcccctcaagaatgatgggaaacaaaaagtgctcattgtcaacttattaatattcttgtaagttaattttattcctgacactgcgttttggggtcatcaacatgttgtgccccccctgcctcaaaagtcaaactccgcttatggtaTCCGCACAGAATCCTGACAATGGAAGTACGAGTGTGTAATTGCGCCAAATCTTTATTTTCCAGCCATTTACAACTGTTTCAGTCACAGCCTATAGgcctgtgccggtatgatattctgatggtatgataacctcaaACCAAAATATCACGTTTCACTGTAtcgcggtattgcaattacaatgctaaaatgtgttactttgagatatctgggtttaaaaaaaaaaaaaattccattgaacaag
Coding sequences within it:
- the zgc:171844 gene encoding bMERB domain-containing protein 1; translated protein: MDETNEKSDVISMADSSVTLEDIEEELFKIERLRNVLVRRESELRYMMDDIQLCNEITRLKGELQKLVSNADKDKSEEDRTREEELLQQISKLVETRDFLVDDVEFERLREREEDREMAAVLQPKFQTTSGTKGALQEQKVVSKSPHTSAPFITKTGITLLKDCCGFTCSIM